In Zingiber officinale cultivar Zhangliang chromosome 3A, Zo_v1.1, whole genome shotgun sequence, the DNA window atgacaagaagaaaaggaagttttaattttgtttttgttttaaaacttttctttttagtcattggcaaggaatataaggaagttttaattatatttaaaactttccctaTTTACCAAGacaaaggaatataaaagagagggtagaggtgcctcacctcacaacaatacatcttctattcctctcctctcttccttggtggtggtcggcccttactctttctctcttctcctttgttttccctcttggtggctggcggcatattggtgtggagatccattgatggtcGATTGcttgaaagagaagaagaagagaaggaggttctcttgtctagcatcccttggaggaaagttggtggctaaacttcatcatctcttggagaaagttggtggatgaaacttgaaaggaagaagaaggcttgggtggattctcgtcttggtagatcgtcatccacacgacgtccgagataagaagaggaatacaatagaagatcaagaggtctataagttacaagaggtataactagttattagtttctgcatcataactagttcatcttttgtatagatcttgaaaaactaaagacaagaggttatcgattttaattatcatttttgttatcgattttcgtttcgatttcatgtttcgataatgtgtttctattgaggtctctattgttaaaccttgtttactgtgagaagtttaaatatccgatttctttgaaatgctttgtctaggcaatggtggatgatcccatacctaagaaggcctagtgccttgccacgtttgacctggaagtcaatccttgaaatagatatttgatcaacttctgtaatatgatttaacttaggaagatcacatcggttgaacttgaagtaagaatgttaagtttcgttcccaattcaagtttaacttctaaagggaagatttggattaataatgataagcatcgtttgcaatccaaatttaactttagtagaacacatgggtagctatgataactctatgcttgtacaaatttttgtgcaggagaactaggatggtattccgagtagcaaccaaccccccccccccccccaccctctagcgcttttgatccaatATAGGAgaccagacccacgttgggcctaatatctcttcatattaggcccaaagtgggactgatatctctccatatcaagcccaatgtgggTCTGATTTAGGGAGATGCTCAACaatagaaaaaaagaaaaaaataataaagagagatttattcTTTCAAAACCTTTGAACAACTACTAGGAATGTCGAGAATAACAATGGAGAGTATATTTAGActtcttgtaattttagaaatctataggACCTGAAATGGTTGCAATATGAGATCTCTAGGTCAATTTATCTTCGACATTGGGAGATTTATTTTCGATATTCGTAGTGGTGGTCCAAAGGTTTTGGAAAAAATAAAttctcttttttcttcttcttttttttctcaacCCTATTATATTATAGGAGATCAGGCCCAATATGGACCTGATATCtctccatatcaggcctaatatgGGCCTGATTTGGGGAGATATCAGACCCAACAACAGgaaaaaaagggggaaaaaagagagatttattttttttcaaaacctttgaacaaccactaggaatgccaaaaataacaATGAAGAGAATATTTAGACtttttgcaattttagaaatttacATGACATGAAATGGTTGCAATCTGAGTTCTCTAGGTCGATAAGTGGGTTTCAACCGAAACTCATTGATCGACCTAGAAACCTCATATTGCAACCATTTCATGTcctgtagatttctaaaattgcaaaaattctaaatatgctctccattattatttttttgtattaGTAGTGGTGGTCCAAAGGTTTTGGAAAAAATaaattctctgttttttttttatttttttctcaacccTATTATAGGAGATCATGCCCACGTTAGGTCTGATATATCTTTAGATCAGGGCCaataacaaaaagaaaataaaaatggaaaaaagagagattttttttttttcaaaacctttaatCAACCACTAGGAAcgctgaaaataataataaagagtaTATATAGacttcttgcaattttagaaatcaacAGAACCTAAAATGgttgtaatctgaggtctctaggtcgatcaatgGGTTTCGACCGAAACCCATTGATAGATCTAGAGACCTCATATTGTAACTATTTCAAGtcctttagatttctaaaattgcaagaagtctaaatatgctctctattgttttttttttttttgataaaaactaaATTACTAGTGGTGGTCCAAAGGTCTTGGAAAcaaataaattcttttttttttatttttttttctcaacccTATTATAGGAGATCAGACCCAATGTGGgcttgatatctccccatatcaagcCTAATGTGGGCCTGATTTAGGGAGATATTAGGCCCAATaattagaaaaaagaaaaaaaaaaaagaaagagaaatttattctttttcaaaacctttgaacAACCACTAGGAATGTTGAAAATATTGAGAGCATATTTAGATGTcttgcaatttcagaaatccacaGAACCTGAAATGGCTGCAATCTGAGGTctttaggtcgatcagtgggtttcgactGAAACCCACTAATTGAGCTAGAGACCTTAGATTGTAATCATTTCAtgtcctatggatttctaaaattgtaagaattttaaatatgctctccattgttattttcgacATTCTTAGTGGTtgttcaaagattttgaaaaaagtaaattcttttcttattttttttttcttctttttttctcaactttgttataggagatcaggcccacgttggacctgatacctcttcatatcaagcccaatatgggcatgatatctctccatatcaggcccaacaataaaaaaaaaaggaaaaaaaaagaaaaacagaaaGAGAGCGCTCTATTCGCGCGAGTATGCTTCTCAAtcaatcagctaatcgattggaaattcaattgatcaactgatcgattcgagagcgCTCTGTTCACACGAGTATGCTTCTCAATCGACTGACTAATTAATTGAGAatctaatcgatcaactgatcaattcgaGAGTGCTTTGTTCGCGCGAGTATGCTtttcaatcgattgcccaatcgattgaacatttttcaattgattagtcaatcgattgataCATTCTTTTAACACGGGTCTTAGCTTTTAGCTCACCCATCGTTAACAAACTTACCAATCAATCTCGTCCGACAAACATATTCATATTTACAAActctaaataataattctttccaACAAACATACTTTATATCAAAGTACTCCAAAAATATATCCAAAATAGTTATACATGCAAAATCACATCAAAATGTATCCAAGATAGTTATACATGCATTTTAAAATCCCACAACAATGATGGATCATGTGAACCACCTGGAAATGGTTCGCGTAATATTTCATCATCTTCATTATTCCCTCCAACGAGATCGTGCTCTTCGTCACCCTCATTCATTTATGAAAGTAAATTTTCTTGTGGAGGTACCTCTTCATGCACATCTTCTTGTAGTGGTACTTGTGGTGGTACCTCTTCATGCACATCTTCTTGTTGTGGTACCTCTTCTTGGGGTACTTGTGATTATTGTACCTCTTCTTATAATGATTGTACCTCTCATGCAAGTCTCTCTTGTCGACACTTTTTGTCAGAAGTCGTTGGTCTATTCTattggagcaatcctaatggtctgtgtgaccatgtgttttggtatttgggcaaagggtttaagttaagttcacccttgtatttgatatgtgtatatgagtatgcaggtttgtaggatacacatatgactcaagttgatggcttcgggtccgataaaggatggaacatccgagggaccgtggacaaggcagcaaagacaaaggccgagggaagcaactttgaggcatacgcgaaggatggcattgggacgagccgcaggcttgggtgcatccgagggacgagagccaaaggaagtaggcttgaaggcaagaggtcaaagctgcaacaaagagtcaaatgagtcgtaaggggtgagggtgcgagtgttgagagattgtactcagataCTAATCGACTGGCGGTTTCATCAATCAATTGGTGCAGTCGACCGGGCAGtcaactgggagcgaacagaatacttTTGTTTGCTCGGCCAGTATGGAGCGGTCGACTGATACTTTTACTAGTTGACTGATATCAGACCGttaggatgtaacggtcgaatatcCACAAAGAGTAGTCGACTGATAGTTttggcagtcgattggtaggTGGGGGTTTTCAaaccgtgacctatataaccaaggtttgggagcttggttaaggctgacgaaatagaggtggttaacccctattagtagtctaccagtgccctaccttctcaagagttcttgtgagagttgtggtgaggtttctccacccacaaggagctacgtgagctagccggaggtcttccggggagtaatccattgacagatagggatcgtccaccttacggacaaccgtagagtaggagccttatctccgaaccacgtaaatcggcatATCGATTTGTTTGCTTattctttcctttagtctttagctttcgtattcatattagtttgtatttccgctgcgcaaaataacaaatacgtaggaagcgatttatttgggggcgtcgtctatccaacccctctTCTAACCGGCCATAAGATCCCCTACATATTCCtccttgaaaatgttttcaacattTTTATTGTACATAAGAAACAAGTGAATTAGATATACAACCAACATGTATTGAAAGGAGACAGAGATGCTCGCCCACTCAAAATGGAACAAAACATAATGTGTTTGGCAACACACAACTAAACAAATCTGTCGGTGTTCAACTACTAGAGGGCGAACGTTTAGTGTTTCGTTCGATGTTCATTGATTGAACATATTATGTTGCATTCAGTAGACCATGACCGAACATATCTTGGTGCATTCGACAATTGTAGATGAACAAACGACAAATCAAGGAAGAATGACGCACGACTGAAATTTGAGAGATTTTTATGAACACTTGAAACCTAAACACAAAATCTAACAAAAACAATATAATGATTTGAATGAGCACTATTATTGTTTGATTCAGCTGGAAATCGAGTTGCCCAAATGGAGAGGTGAGAGGGAGAGACGGCAAAAATGACGAAGGCGACGGTGAAAATGGCACAGGTAGGAGCGACGGCGAAAATCACAAGTAGGAAGATGATGCTAAGGTTTTGTCTATTTTTAGGGTTTTTAGAAAGGGTAATATAGGAATTTTATGAGGTGTATTTAGAAAGAattatgataaaatatttttttgatgagTATATTTAGAAAATAGGGTGTATTTAGTAATCCATAGGGTATGTATAGTCGCTCCCTTAAAAAGAGtgctttatttttaaaaacattaaatagGCATTAAATCTCAATTTATACGTATTTGTACCTATTTACTGAAACAATAAATCTATTGAATCTTATTAATGTCGAACAAAACAATTTATTAGAATATTTACTTATTTAATTTAGAAATCAAAAGATAATTATAATTTACATTTAATCTAGTATCTATCTAACTTTTCAAACCGCTAATCTTAAATAAGATCaatctaattaaaaaaataattatcggtcattagaataaattaaaaaacgTTCCGACTCATTTAAATTACACTATAATTAAAAAAGAACGATAGATAGGCATAATCATTATTTTTTACTACAATGTACTTGAATTCATAAATATATTTAGCTCTATATGATTTTCTATCTATGTCTAATTGGAGGACTAATAATATTTAATCATCTGGATTAAACATTATCATCTTTCTCTAAACTTGAATCCGgtgaaaaatttttatagaatCGGACTGATTATCTCTAGAGATAATCAATAAGACTAACTAAGAttatcaattattattattattaatattttttgaatccGACTCGAtacaatttttaataaataaatttaaacataagtaaaaaaaattgaacacCGTTTACACACTTAAATGGTTGAAGCATCTTGTTTGATAATGATATCTACTGTAGATCTGCAAAACTTAGTATGATCAAAAATAATTATAACACTGAGCAATTAATTACAATCTAATCGATTTAAAAGTTATTGGCAAGGCGAATCAATTCCCAACACTGAGCAATTAATAACTAATTTATATTTGCTCATTAATTAACTGTGGTACAGATATGACAAGGAAGCAATAGAATACACATGGATGCAAGAATTACTCGGACGACAACACATGCTATGTCACCTTTCTTCCACCTTCACAGAAATCATACAACGCCTGTGTACATTTTCTTACACTTCGCTTCAGTGAACAAAAGATGTGCAAGAGGGATCATCATCAATTCATCATCTGGGTGAGAAGATGGTGGCCAAACCCTTGTCCACTGTCATTTGGATGGGAGGACCATAAGACATCAGATTGTTCTCTTGTTTACTATCGCAATCAGAGTAATCTCCCCTTGCAATAACCTCTCCGTCTGAATCAACAATGCCACCCTTTGTGGGGTGCCCTACTCGTTTTCCGGGCTCTAGCCGGAATGCCTTGACCTGGAAAAGAAGGGAAAAGAAGAACATTGCTTAAGCGAATAACAAATCGGAGAAAAGATACAGGAGGAAATGTCTGCTATTTTATGGACATGACTTACTGATGTCGTAAAGTGGATATCGAAAGAAACATGAAGTATTTCTCAAACAGAGCAAGAGTGTAAAGCACCTTGAGGTAGGTGACATATGGTGACTTGCAGTAACTTCCATCGCTCATCTTTAGCATCAGCGACAAGAGGACTGACTTTGAACATTCTTTAATGATGATCGCATCCAAGTAGCCATCAGAGAACTGCACAGCATTGGAAATTAAGTGATTTAACAAGCCAAAAATTGTTGTGCCAGAGAAAAGCTCTCATCCTGGACATTGgagaatataattttttttttcataattagaATGAAAGATCTAGAAGCTTTAGCTAATTTTCCATTAATAAGTTTGTCAAGACCATAACAGTCAATTCGTTGTATTAAGTGCTGAACAGAATTGTACTTGAAAGATAAGAAAAAGGAGGAGAAAAGGGCAAGGAATGAAAAGAAATGGTATCGTGCAGGTGACTTATGTGTGGCTCTTGGTTGCAACACAGATGGATTATAATTTTTAATGACATATAAGCAACTACCTTTGCATTGGGTGCTGGCATTACATCTTCACCCGCCCATGGCACATTGTTGATCCAAACTGAGATAAAAGGGCCGTCCATAGATCTCCATTCACATCCATCAGCACCAACTGCAAGGCCTTGGTAGCCACACAAGCTAAAATTTACTGTATCTCGCTGGTCATCTTTGCAAAGTTTAGCATTGCTATCACAGACACTTTGCCTTACTGGTTCTCCATATGTTTCATACCCAGGTGCTGGCACAAATTGAACATGCCCTTGATACATTCTCAATTTCAATATGCGTAGAAGAGACTATAAGAAAGAGAGATATGGTAAGCACGTTTGAGCTCACAGGGGAATCTTCTCAACCAATCAAATTCATGACAAAAGGATAATAAACAATTAATCATGGTCAATTTTAAGTTTCGTGTGTCAACAAACTGCCATATCTTTGAATAGTCAATCTAGTTAAACACTGAATCATCCACAGAATACTAACTGATAGCATTGAAGAAACAATTGCTTGGGATTACACACTTTCTGTTTTTTAtactagaaattttattttatggtaGCAAATTGATACAAGAGGGCGTAAGTTATTGCAGTGATGTGGCCACTTAAATCTCTATAAGAGCTTTAGTTGCCACATAACGTAGCCCAATCAtcaatggctagaaaaatactgAAGTGGTTGCCATGATAGTGGCATACAATTAAtaacataagaaaaataatttaacaaGACATACTGAAGATTGAAACTGAACACAAAAAAGTTAAGCAATACAAAAAATTCAGAactaaaaaaaaaggaaacaactACGTTTCAAGAACATAGATACAAAACACCCTAAGAAATATCTGTAATAACACTTCTACACAAAAACCACAGAAGAAAAAACAAGACAGGTGGTGTTTTCATTTACAAAAGAGCAAGCAGGTAAGCCAAATATTAGGAGAATTTTACTCAAAAAAATATTGGGAAAATATATGAGATAAAAAATGTGGATTCAAACAACACATCTAAGAAGTCAAGGGTTGTGCTATACATACATAAAAGTCCAAGCGAGCACTACCCATCCATCTGAATTTCTCGGATTCAATATCAATATCAGCTACCAAACCTTTAAATACCAATATGACAATTAGAAAGAGGTATATAACTTTACATAATGTGATAGGAAGAATAAGACATGCAGTgctaaaataaaaagaatatgtAATTGGGTGGTATAGAACAAATTCACGCATTAAGTTTTATGCATACCCCAGGTAAGCATCAAAACACTGAAAAATTTAGTCTTTCCTTGTGCAACAGTGACAACATCAAGAGAACGTCTGTAACCTGCATGGCTAAACATAGACACATTTAAAAATTTTGCATTCTATGACAATTGACAACTAAGATGTTATAAGATTACTGACAACAAAGTGCTGTGGAAggaaaaacatatgaagtcaagCAGAACCTCTAATAACAGCAAATGTGGCATTTGAAACAGAGTACAAGTCACCGACAGAATCTAGAAGTGATTTTGCCATACCATTTCCTGTACCtacaaacaaagaaaagaaagcaTTTAAGTTACAATTTCACTAAAATATACAAAATGTATTGATAAAGAAGCTAAATAAAGGGGAAATACCACAACCT includes these proteins:
- the LOC122052485 gene encoding sphingosine kinase 2-like; this translates as MTATGNAALTLAEKVRIDGSVAEATLASDGALRWSSENGGECCLVFDNEVLGLEAAGVRITIRAFVEAHKSPAFCGGQGGLGRRVRRDYVLEMPTEEAASIWMDKIRAYLDSLGRPKRLFIVINPYGGKKTALRIFDTEIKPLLVDANIIYTMKETKHQLHAQQIAKTVDLLKFDGIVCVSGDGVLVEVVNGLLQREDWDSAIQVPLGIIPAGTGNGMAKSLLDSVGDLYSVSNATFAVIRGYRRSLDVVTVAQGKTKFFSVLMLTWGLVADIDIESEKFRWMGSARLDFYSLLRILKLRMYQGHVQFVPAPGYETYGEPVRQSVCDSNAKLCKDDQRDTVNFSLCGYQGLAVGADGCEWRSMDGPFISVWINNVPWAGEDVMPAPNAKFSDGYLDAIIIKECSKSVLLSLMLKMSDGSYCKSPYVTYLKVKAFRLEPGKRVGHPTKGGIVDSDGEVIARGDYSDCDSKQENNLMSYGPPIQMTVDKGLATIFSPR